In one window of Brassica rapa cultivar Chiifu-401-42 chromosome A07, CAAS_Brap_v3.01, whole genome shotgun sequence DNA:
- the LOC103831001 gene encoding uncharacterized protein LOC103831001 produces MSNSEKLTNTFWVASASAPTLIIDKEKMEKVHQMVKDERIMKIEIPGDGSSTPEVCSGGLTRQTSITKTNCLCSPTTHPGSFRCRMHRSLSLQRTKSIEAAALQDAPAKPSDSLRATK; encoded by the exons ATGAGTAATTCGGAAAAGCTCACTAACACATTCTGGGTTGCTTCGGCTTCAGCACCGACTTTGATCATCGACAAAGAG AAAATGGAGAAGGTTCACCAAATGGTAAAGGACGAAAGGATCATGAAGATTGAGATTCCTGGCGATGGCAGTTCCACGCCCGAAGTGTGCTCGGGTGGGCTGACTCGTCAAACGAGCATCACCAAGACAAACTGCCTTTGCTCACCAACCACTCACCCCGGTTCTTTTCGATGTCGAATGCACCGGTCTCTTTCGCTACAACGTACCAAGAGTATTGAGGCTGCGGCTCTACAGGACGCTCCGGCTAAGCCATCAGATTCCCTTAGAGCCACTAAGTAG
- the LOC103831002 gene encoding BTB/POZ domain-containing protein At1g67900, protein MKFMKLGSRPDTFYTSEDLRCVSSEVSSDYTIEISGSRYHLHKFPLLSKCLRLQRMCSESPESNQLPDFPGGVEAFELCAKYCYGMTITISAYNIVAARCAAEYLQMSEEVEKGNLVYKLEVFLNTCILNGWRDSIVTLHTTKAFPLWSEDLAITSRCIEAIASKVLSHPSKVSLSHSHSRRVRDDDTSSNRAAAASRGWWAEDIAELGIDLYWRTMIAIKSGGKVPSSLIGDALRVYASKWLPSLQRNRKQVGKKEDSDSDSESDVSSKHRLLLESIISLLPAEKAAVSCSFLLKLLKAANILNASSSSKMELARRVALQLEEATVSDLLIPPTSYKSEMLYDVDVVATILEQFMILGQTSPPTSPLRGKKGMMDRRQRSRSAENIDLEFQESRRSSSASHSSKLKVAKLVDGYLQQIARDVSLPLSKFVSLAESVPEFSRLDHDDLYRAIDIYLKAHKNLNKSERKRICRVLDCKKLSMEACMHAAQNEMLPLRVVVQVLFYEQARAAAATNNGEVKMTELPSNIKALLAAHNIDPSNPSAAAFSTTTSMAGPEDQWSVSGLKSPKSKLSGTLRSKLAEDEEIDERFMNQGGGRTPSRFKAFCAIPGRPKKMFSKFLSINRNSNDKN, encoded by the exons ATGAAGTTTATGAAACTTGGATCTCGACCTGACACTTTCTACACTTCAGAAGATTTAAG ATGTGTTTCTTCTGAAGTTTCTAGTGATTATACAATTGAAATTTCCGGAAGTAGATACCATCTTCACAAG TTTCCACTGCTTTCAAAGTGTTTGAGGCTTCAAAGAATGTGCTCTGAGTCACCAGAATCAAACCAACTTCCAGACTTCCCAGGAGGAGTTGAAGCCTTTGAGCTATGTGCCAAATACTGCTACGGAATGACAATAACCATAAGCGCTTACAACATAGTAGCAGCGAGATGTGCGGCAGAGTATCTTCAGATGTCAGAGGAAGTTGAGAAAGGTAACTTGGTGTACAAGCTTGAAGTCTTCTTGAACACCTGCATCCTTAACGGATGGAGAGACTCCATAGTCACACTCCACACCACTAAGGCTTTTCCTCTCTGGTCTGAAGACCTTGCCATCACTAGTAGGTGCATTGAGGCCATAGCCTCAAAGGTCTTGTCTCATCCATCCAAAGTGTCTCTCTCACACAGTCATTCTAGGCGTGTTAGGGATGATGACACGTCCTCTAACAGAGCGGCTGCTGCGAGCAGAGGATGGTGGGCTGAAGACATCGCAGAGTTGGGAATAGATCTTTATTGGAGGACAATGATTGCTATCAAATCCGGTGGCAAAGTACCCTCTAGTCTCATCGGTGATGCCCTTCGAGTTTACGCCTCTAAGTGGCTTCCTTCTCTGCAAAGAAACCGAAAACAAGTCGGCAAGAAAGAGGATTCTGACTCGGATTCGGAGAGTGACGTCTCATCCAAGCATAGGTTGTTGTTGGAGTCCATTATAAGCTTGCTTCCTGCTGAGAAAGCCGCGGTCTCTTGCAGCTTCTTGCTTAAGCTCTTGAAAGCAGCTAACATCTTAAACGCCTCATCTTCTTCCAAAATGGAATTAGCGAGAAGGGTGGCTCTTCAGCTAGAAGAAGCAACGGTTAGTGATTTGTTGATACCTCCAACGTCATACAAGTCTGAAATGTTATACGATGTGGACGTTGTGGCGACTATCTTGGAACAGTTTATGATCTTAGGGCAGACTAGTCCACCGACAAGTCCTTTGAGAGGTAAAAAGGGTATGATGGATAGAAGACAAAGATCTCGTTCGGCTGAGAATATTGATCTTGAGTTCCAAGAAAGTAGGAGGTCTTCCTCTGCCTCTCATAGCTCAAAGCTTAAAGTGGCTAAGCTTGTGGATGGATACCTCCAACAGATTGCTAGAGATGTGAGTCTACCGCTCTCGAAGTTTGTTAGTTTAGCTGAGAGTGTCCCTGAGTTTTCTAGGCTTGATCATGATGACCTCTATCGAGCCATTGACATATATCTCAAG GCTCACAAGAATCTGAATAAAtcagaaagaaaaagaatatgTAGAGTCTTGGACTGCAAGAAACTGTCGATGGAAGCGTGTATGCACGCGGCGCAGAACGAGATGCTTCCACTGAGAGTTGTGGTGCAAGTCCTGTTCTATGAGCAGGCGCGAGCCGCTGCAGCTACCAACAACGGTGAAGTTAAAATGACTGAGCTTCCAAGCAACATCAAAGCACTCCTTGCTGCACACAACATTGACCCTTCTAATCCAAGTGCAGCCGCTTTCAGCACGACCACAAGCATGGCAGGGCCGGAAGATCAGTGGAGCGTGTCTGGTCTCAAATCTCCCAAGTCAAAGCTCTCAGGGACACTGAGAAGCAAGCTAGCTGAAGATGAAGAGATAGACGAGAGGTTTATGAACCAAGGAGGAGGAAGAACTCCATCTCGGTTTAAGGCTTTCTGTGCAATCCCTGGCCGACCTAAGAAGATGTTCAGTAAGTTTTTGTCCATCAACAGAAACTCCAACGacaaaaactga